The Manis javanica isolate MJ-LG chromosome 14, MJ_LKY, whole genome shotgun sequence genomic interval TGAGGAGGTGATGCTGTGGGATGGAGCAGAACGGACATTCCGAATCGGAGTCAGGGTGCCTCACAGAGAACGAATGCCATCAGTTCAGGGTGACAGTGTGTACTTAGAGGAGAGAAGGTGGGTTTGGCTGACGTATCTGACCACCTGCAGGGCACAGGGCTTGCACTTTCCCCACCATGCTGGGGATCTCAGAGCTGACACACTCCTTCAGCCACAGGCTATTTGCTCTTCGTGTTCCCCTGGAGTGAAGTGACTTTCCTCCGCTTTTCAGTCCTCCACTGTTATCCTCAGTTATAATATCCTGATGGTTACACACTTACAGAAATTATCATCTCATATAATAGAATCCATAGGATTTGCTAAtttctttactttctgtctcACATCCATAGGATGGTGAGTTTGAAATAAGATATTTCATCTCTCTTCATATTATATTCCCACATTACAGGCCAATGAGTGGCACATGGCAGACACTCAATACCTGTGTAGTTGTCTGTTGAGACAGCCTGTTTGCAAAAGTACTCCTCAAATTATTGCAATGTTTGCTcactttcaaatttttatttttcacaatataCACACTGAGTTCCTTTACAGCATTTTTATATATCCTATGCCTCTTATTCTTTTTGTGTTAGTTAGTACATTTTTTATACTgaggtatggttgatatacactattttattcatttctagaatagaacatagtgattcgacaattaTACACACTATTATTTCCTCACcacaactagtgtagttactatcactcaacatacaaagatgtgACATAACAATTGACTATAatctttatgctgtactttcaccccCTGAACAACTTATAATGATTTGAGATTTTGTTCCTCTTTACCCATTCATTGTATTTCTCTCACTCATTCCAACCACATCCAATGTGAACCACCAGTCACATAACCAGTCACTCCTCTGTATCTATGTGTGTCTATTGCTGCTTTgttcattgtgttttgttttgtttttagattccacaaataagtgaaatcatattgtatttgtcattctttccctgacttatttcactgagcttaatgccctctaggtcaacccatgttgtcccaaatggcagaattatattccattgtgtatatgtcccacctcactcttattcatttatttattgatggacactttagttgctacagtttcttggctgttgtaaataatgtggcaataaacatatgggtgcatatatctttttgaatctatgatttttcttctttcagtaaattcttggtggaattactgggttatgtggtatttatatttttagctttttgaggaacctccatacataCAGTGGATGTATCAATGAaaattcccaccggcagtgtcaGAAGGCACCCTTTCttcaacatcctcaccaacacttgttatttcttgtcttgtggatgatggccattctgactggtgtgaggtgatacctcattgtggttttgattcacatttcactgatgattagagatgtggagcatttttcatgcaCCTGTTCGCCATCTGtaatgtcttccttggaaaaatgactagtcaggtcctctgcctacCTTTTAATTGCCTTAcctgcttttttggtgttgagtcatacaagttctttttacttattttccattttaaccccttatcggatatatcactttcaaatatattctgtCATAATGTAGGTTCCCtttacattttgttgatggtgtcctttgctttacagaatcTTCTAGTAAGAtggagtcccacttgtttatttttacctttgtttcctttgtcctGGGAAACatgtccaaaataaaaattattcatgcttatgttcaagaaatttttgcctataatttcttccaggagttttgtggtttcatgacctGTACATCTTTAAGTgatttgagtttacatttgtggaTGATGTTAGACTCTAAATCAGATTCATGGTCTTGCaggtaactgtccagttttctcatttattgaagaaactgtattttccccattgtatacccttgcctcttttgtcatatattaattgaccatttatatgtgggtttatttctgagctctctgttctgttctcctgATCTATGTGTTTCTCCTTTAATCAGTGTCATActgtttgattactatagcttagTCACATAGCTTGAAATGAAGGTATTTAATACTCCCAACATTATTTATCCTTTCAAagaattgctttgggtattttgggtgtgttgttgatccatataaattttagtagtatttttgctagttcattgaaaactaccattggtgttttgatagggattgcattgaatttctaAATtgtttgagcaggatggccattttgacaatattaattctttctatccatgagcatgggatagatttccatgtACTTATGTCTTCTTCAATGTCTTTCATAAGTATCTTATACTTTTCACAGGTCTTCACCTCCTTGGTGAGATTTATTAAtagatactttattcttttttgatgcagcTGTAAATGAAATTGGAtgcttgatttctctttgtactagttaattgttagtatatagggatgcaacagatttctctttattgattttgtatcctgtacctttactgaatccaattattagttATCATAGTTTTTTGGTGAAATTTAGGGCTCTCAGTATAATATCATCATCTAAAAATggagacaattttatttctttacaatttggatgctttttatctctttttcttgtctgaacaCCAAGGCTAGGATTTCTAGTACTATATGgaataaaagtggcaaaagatgcaaccctgtcttgttcctgatcatagagTGAAATTCTTCAGATTTTCAACATTGTGTATAATGTTAGCTATGGGTCTTTCATGtgtggccattattatgttgagatatgctccctctatacccattttgttgagagtttttaacctAAATCAATGTTGTATTTCCTTTGAACTATTCTACAATTCCTGGAATACAATTAATATTCtagaattatttttccaaaaattatgTTCCATAGGTCAGGATTATCTAGCTAATGGAAATGCAGGATTTTTCTACCCTTCCCATGAGGCAGAGTTTGAAATGATCAGATTTCATAATATTGcctctttgatttatttctgtactttattattttcaaaaaatttattttatattcccaattgttaaaaaaatgagatatttatGAGATAATAGAAATTATACTGCTTTACATTCTACTAGTTTTATGGTGTGAGGTGTTTATTTCCTGAAAGGTATCAAGGACTATTATATCTTTATTTCCATTAACCTGGAACTGAATTCTCTGAATTGGGAGTCATAACCATTTCTAAGAAAAGAATAGTTCCTTGGGATTTTCAACTTGCTTACCTAAAGTAATTTAATTTACCTGAGGTAAAAGAATTAGGTATCTACCCCagaattctcttttttaaaattcatatgtctCCCATCCCAAGGTGGATCTTCAGACTCAGAAGGTGATTTAAGCTTAGGGTCTCATAATTTCGAGACTATATTTAGAGAAGATTGGTTTGTTTCAGGGATAATCTCcatatcacatttattttaacatCAGTAAACAATGGAAATTAAAGTTTGATATATTTTCAGGCTACTTTTTTGAAAGATACTACTTTATGCTGAGCATTTAATTCCAAGCATTTTAGAGATATATAATGACTACAAAACAAATAATTGGAGAGGAACATGCATTGGATCTATGTTAACTGTGAAAGCTGAGAATCgtagagataaactccattgtgGTGTCTTACAAAAGACTCTTTTGTAGGAAGTACAGCATGGTGGAAAAGATTCacatcattatttttctaatgtaaGGGGAAAAAACCTAATGCCTAATCTCACAAGAACCCCTGGAAAACAAATGCTTTCATTCTCTAAACAAATGTCAGTGTATCTTTCCCACAGAACTTATTTACAAAGCTTATATACAATTACATCCAAATCCCAGTGCTAAGAGCACCAGTGATGGCAAACAAGAGCTTCCCAGGGGGCTTCATCCTCCTTGGTTTCTCCGAATGGCCTGATCTGGAAATTGCTCTCTTCTGGGCTGTGATCCTCTTGTTCACCATGATCATCCTCTCCAACCTGACCATCATCCTGCTCTCCTGCGTGGACCCTCGTCTctacacccccatgtacttcttcctcagcaatcTCTCCTTCCTGGATCTCTGCTACACCACAGCTGCTGTGCCCCAGATGTTGTCCAACCTGTGGGGGCCAGACAAGAGCATCACCTACACAGGCTGTGTCCTCCAAGTCTGTGTGTTGCTCTGTCTTGGGGCCACAGAAGATGTCATGTTGGTGGTGATGGCCTTAGACCGTTATGTCGCTATCTGCCAGCCCCTGCGCTACACCGTCATTATGCATCAACAGTTTTGTTGGAAGCTGGTGTTTGTGGCCTGGCTGTCAGGTCTGATATTATCTGTGGTCCAAACTCCCATCACATTCCAGCTGCCTTTCTGTGCCCACCACTGCCTGGATAATTTTCTTTGTGATGTTCCTGCCTTCCTACGCCTGGCATGTGGAGACATCTCTGCTAATGAGTGGCAGATGACCATCTCTGCTGTTCTCTTCACCATCGTGCCACTGGGGTTGATTCTGACTTCTTATGTCTACATAGCTCAAGCCCTGGGGAAAATCCAGTctgaggagggaaggcagaaggccattgccacctgctcctcccacctcacccTGGTCGTCATATTTTATGGGACAATTGCTATGGTGTACACAGACATTAAAAATGACTTTGCTTCAAAAAATGGCAAGTTCTTCACCTTCTTTTACACCGTGGTCACGCCTTTGTTGAACCCTCTCATCTACACCCTGAGAAATAAGGAGGTGAAGGATGCTCTGCAAAGACTTCTCAGCAAGGTGATCAACACAACAAAAAATAGAAGTTGACCTTTTGAACCAGAAGTGGAGTTGAAAATCATGATGTTCACACTCTCTCCCTTTGAGAGTTTTGAATTGTCACTTAAAAGGGTTGATTTTAGTTCAAAGGCAGTCATTTCTGGCTTATTCTTCATTCCTGTAATTTTACATGTTATTTTGTGAAAAAGAAATCTATAAATGCAGTGTCAGTTTTGGTCAACtaacaagaattcaaaatatattttcccaggTAGGAATACTATTTgctgagttaatttttgaaaaacatgCATTATTATTTCTTAAGGAACATAAGCACCATGAGtcgaagttttgttttaaaaactaaaaaaaatctattattcatcttttaattaaaaaatctatGTAGAAACatatattatgttttcttttgtgcaaATAGGCATGGAAAGAAATATCTGTAAAGTTTCCCTAGTTTCCTAACACAcatgaaatcttttctttttcatttcgcTATATGTGAATATCTTGGGCATAAGCAAGAAATTCTGGCTGGACATATCATGATATATTCTTCAATTGGAATTTCAAGGAAATGAATCCATGGCAATGAGTTGCCTCAGAGGCATATGAATACAGGAGAGGTGTGGGCTTCCCATTTCATGAGATGCACAGGTCTCTGGTTGTAATTCATGCTTATCTTAACCTCCATTTGACTGCAAATAAATTTAACTCTTATCCACATAAGATTACCACACATTTACTTGATTACAAATAAGTTattacacaaatatatttttctacccACATAAAATGaaggtcatttaaaaaatcatgcaaGTAAGTATAAAAACACAAAGTGCATCATTGAATCCGTTATCTGCTTTGTTAAGACATTGCACAAATACAACTCTGCCTGAACCCAAGTGAAATTATTCTAACAGAACTAAGACATGAAGGAGTATTCCTGAAACTACAGCACAGCAAATTGATATGGAAATGTCCAATGAGTTTCTTGAAATTGTCCAGACCCTTGTACTATCAGAAATAGCAATGACACTGCACAGTTTGTGAGACAtgtctgttctctgatttgtcaCAGGCTTTTGGGGGGGCAGGGGTGTCACACATCATTACCAAGAGTGCAGATGGAGCTCTGTGAGTGATGTTCAGGACAACATGCATGGAAGGCATGCTGCTTagagctggaggctggaggtATTACTACTTAAATAAGAACCTTATAAGGGTCATAAAGACATTTTCAACAGAATACATATGAGGACACCGAGGTAGTCGCAGCAGACTGTCAGTGCCTTAACAAATAGCCTGCGTTTATGTCTTGCACATTTGAAGTCCAGAGTGGGAGCGCATGACTCTGGGGCAGTGCCCTGTCCTTGTGGGTTTCACATTCCAAGCTGCTTTGTCCCATGGCAGAGAAGACAGGCTGGAGGGTCCAGCCCTGAGAGCTAGATGTGTCCTCCTGGGGGTGATGTGTGTCACCTCCTCTCATGCCTGCTGGGACTCAGCAAGTCAGGGGGCCAGATCTAACTCCAGGCGGGCAGGGTTTTCAATATGTCCTGCATCTCCAAATGTGAAACAGGAGTTGGTTTGGGGGAATAGTGTGCATGCCAGTCACATGGACTAAGGATAAGAGGGAAACAGCTGAAGATGGGAAGGAGGAACAAGTTCATTAGTGAAGCCTTGGGATAAACAGGATTTCCTTTCTCTAAGCAGTTGTACATAGTCAATGTTTCTGTGGGGGATGAAGAAAacatcagagaaggaagaattgCAGGAATAATTGTTATAAATGATctcatgaaaatatttcatcagccttcatatttcatattaaattataaaatatggaaaaatataaacaccaccaaaaatacttaaaactacTAAGTTAGGTAAAATTgcagaataataaaaatcaatatacaaaaatgtgtCATTCATATAAATAATCAACAGACTACCAGATCAAAAATTGTGAAAGTAATCCCATTTACaatggcattaaaaataataacatagtGAGGTATTAATTGAACAAATAAAGGTAAAGATCTGTACTTTAAAATTCTAAgacaattatgaaataaatttaagtagatgtaaatggaaagatattctgtgcttaAATTAgagcaattaatatttttaaaatgtacagacATCAAGGAGATTTAGAgtttaaatgcaatccctataaaaattcaaatggctttttcaaagaaatagaaaaccaaatgctaaaatttgtatagaacctCAAAAGACCTTAAATACCCACAGCCAtccaaggaaagaagaaagaagctggAGGCTTCacccttcctgatttcaaaatatcttaCAAACCTGTAGCATTCAAATAGTGTGGTCCTGGCATAACAATgagacacagatcaatggaaaaaaagaaatagagattccatttataaaactaCTCCCATTTGGCCTATGAATTGTGACAAAGATTCCAAGAATCAcactggggaaaggatagtcatttcaataaatggtactgggaaaactggacagtcacatgcaaaaaaatgaagctgGACTGCTGTTttatactatacacaaaaatgaattcaaaatagaTTATCATTGAACACaatacttgaaaccataaaacccctaaaataaaatatatggggTAAGCTCCTTGGCATTATTTTCAGCATTGGTTTTTAGATTTGACAGAAAAGCAAGTCAGCAAAGCAAAATTAACAAGTTggagtacatcaaactataaaAGATCATGCACAACAAAGGTAACCATCAACATGGTCCTAAATGGcaatatattaagtgaaagaagttaaaatcaaatgccatatgatttcatatatatgtgaaatctaaaaacaaaataaaacaaatgaaccaatatacagaaatggactcatagaaacagagaacaaattggtggctGCCAAGGAAGGGAAGGGGGGGGTGAGTGTAAGTAAATAGATGAAGGGAGAAATTTAGTGAGAATGATtgttatcttgatctgggtgatgatttacatgagtgtatacatatgtcaaagtTTATCAAGCTGGACACTTAGATTTGTGCAtttattgtatatacctcaatttttttaaaaaggtagccatcaattaaaaaattaaaaggcaacctatggaatgggtaaaatatttgaaaatcatatctAACAAGggattaatattcagaatatataaagaactcataagactctataccaaaaaaaaaatgggcaaagaaactgaatagacatttttttccaaagaagacatacaaatggtaaaaggcacatgagaagaaactcaacatcactaataacagagagatgcaaattaaaaccacaatatcacatcacatctgttagaatggctatcaccaagaaaataagaatatagtcagtagctCTGTAGCATCATTctgtattgacagatagtaactatagaTAACTCTTGAATCACTACATTGCATACTTAAAACCAatttgtatatcagctatacttcagtaACAAGGTAAGTGATAAGTGTTAGGAAggatgtggaggagaaagaacccttgtgcactgttggttgGGATAAGAATGGGCATAGCCATTTTGGGAACAGTATGgcgattcctcaaaaaattaaaataaaactactatGTGATCCATTGATCCCACTTCTGTGTATGTATTCAAAGTCAATGAAAAGAGGATATTAAAGAGGAATCTGTACtatcatgttcattgcagtattatttacaatatccaagatatgtcgttaacctaagtgtctatcaacatATCAATGGATAAGGCATAAGGGAGATATGCTATAAATATATGCACTGGAATGTTGTCAGCCATAAGACAGtctgccatctgtgacaacatggatggaacttggcagcattgtgttaagtgaaataagccaaaaagagaaagacaattaccacatgattcacagaaacagagtagaatggcaGTTAACAGGGACTGTGGGGTGAGGTAAACAGGGAATGTCAGTTAGGATATGAACTTCCAgtcataagataaataagttctggtgCTAATGTATGGTATGGTGACTCTAATTACAAATagcatattaaatatttgaaagttgctaaaagtagatcttaaatgttgtCAACACAGAAAAAGTAACAAGAATGTGAGGTGGTGGAGGTGTTAACTAACTCTATTGTGATCATTTTGATGTGCATGTATCTATTGATATGCATGTgtcaaatatttacatttacatctTAGATTcacacaatgttatatatcaattttatCTAAATAAAGCTTTCAAAAAAGTTCAGAGCCAAGATAAAAATATACCACAAAATATATGATGAATGTTATATTTTATAGAGCAAGTTCTATTTTTTGTCATGCAAATTAGTACTGTCACTAAAATAGCAAAATTGCCTCAAATGTAAAGGAGCAATTATTCATTTGAAGTTTATGAATGGGACTAGTCATCCTTGGCCAgtcatttatatttagaaatgtgttcatAATAGAAATGTAGAGCCAGGTGCTTCTCACCAGTGAAGACCATGTGAATGGACAGGCTAAATACAAAGTGTCATGTTTATGAAAACCAGAGCCTGACTAAGGCTACATCTTTCTATGCCATGAGAAGTAATAAGTGCTTAGTAGACAAATGGCACAACATGGATGAGACTTGATGACATAATGCTCAGTGAGGCATGACAGAAACAGGAGAATGAACACTGTATAAGCCACTATATGAGGTAGTTGAATCAtagaaacaggaaagagaatgACAGGTGCTGGACGCTTGGAGCAGACAATAGCAGAATGTTAGTGTTTAGTGGGCACAATTCTAGCTTTGCTGGATGGGATGAACTGGAgacgggtggtggtggtggtggcccaGCAATATGAGTATAGCTAGTGCCACTGAAATGtacaattaaaaatggttaaatggtaAATTATGTATTATGTGTTAATTTATCACTATAGTAAGATCTATAGCATATAAAAAAAGAACTCTGTAGATGTCCCTTCCCCTTTTAATAAAGGATCAAGATATttgattatacacacacacacacacacacacacacacacacatacacacatatatatatatatattcatttaaaatttccacAGAAATCATGACTGATGGGTAATAGTTATTCTATGAAGATACTTATACTAATTCTGCATGCATTTTACAAGACTTCTAAAGGGGTTTTTCATTTActtagataaaataataaaataataccacattccctcacaaaataaataacaccCTTTTTCAAAAACTAACTCAAtatgatttttaatgtttttggaatgtatttttcttcatctgaccttcatttttctcactttctccaaaatgtcagttttccttatgttttattctcttcatttgtttaataaatgaagTTCAGCTTTTAATTTCCCACTTCAACAAAATTTTTGGAGGAATTAATAAACgcgatttttattaaaaatttaaaaattaggtaaataAAGTTAATACAATTACATATATAGGCATGAATATATTAATTAGAATTCTGCTTTGGATACTTAAGGTCAATTGGATAATAAGGCGTTTTTCCTAGAGGAAGTGACCTGAGGATATAAATCTCCACTGAATGAATCTCTCCAAGTTTAATTGATGGGTTGGGATCACAGTCCCTGTGGCGTCACCAGCACAAACAAGCCATGCCCTGAATCCAGAAACATTGCCCCTATGGGAGACCTTGTCCTCCTCCATTTCCTCTCCAATTTACTCACTGTTTCAGACTCAGAATATAGATCACAGTCACTCTATGGGTTTTACTCTTCTGAACTGAATTCAGGTTAAGAATCCGAGCTCTCTCACATTACTAAGGTACAGCATCTACACCATTTTCTGCCTCAGTTGtcatttttgcattattttaccCAGTAATTTCAATGTGTCTATGCATATTATCCAAGATTTATAACTGGTTATCACACAAGAATACTAAGACAAGAGGAGCCATCCAAGAAGAGGCTGGCATCACCCCCAATACCAGGTATTCCAAAATAAGCTGTTTGAATTGTAATCGTTTAAGGAAAGATTCACAGGAAATTGCATGTAGCAGTGTCCACATAATTTTCTCTTCTAAAGTTCATCTAAATTATCTGATGAGGTAGATTTCTGTCAAATAGACTGGCCCACAATAATCCTTCATTTTAAACGGCAGACTTTGGTAAACTAAAGATATTAGAAAGTTGTATGATTTTATACCAGTTGATTGATTTTAATGGATAAAGTTTTTCCAAAGCTGGAGAATCAAACACAATACTAAAACCATTCCTTTTATGCCTAATATGTTTATACTCTGAAGAAAGCCATGACATCATTCAGAAAATTATTTGCTGTAGCAAAATGTTTAAAGCTTCATTGTCGCCACATCTAACTTTGATTGTCACCGCATCTCCAGTGCTGCGCTTGGTGCCTGGTGCGTGATGCCCTTCTGCCTGGCCCACTAAAGTGAGTTCATGGGGTAAGACTGAAGGGATGGCAGAGATAGCTACTTTGGGCATCTTGAGTGGCTCCTCTTCTGATTTTGTCATCATATAGAGGAACAAGCAGTTTCACAGATGGGTGAGAGCAAGCAAAAGCTTGGAATGCTGGGACATAGAGAATGAAGTTACTTCAAGCGTGGTGATTTAAATCTTGCCCTGAGCAAAGACATGGGCTTGACATCATACA includes:
- the LOC140846007 gene encoding olfactory receptor 2H1-like is translated as MANKSFPGGFILLGFSEWPDLEIALFWAVILLFTMIILSNLTIILLSCVDPRLYTPMYFFLSNLSFLDLCYTTAAVPQMLSNLWGPDKSITYTGCVLQVCVLLCLGATEDVMLVVMALDRYVAICQPLRYTVIMHQQFCWKLVFVAWLSGLILSVVQTPITFQLPFCAHHCLDNFLCDVPAFLRLACGDISANEWQMTISAVLFTIVPLGLILTSYVYIAQALGKIQSEEGRQKAIATCSSHLTLVVIFYGTIAMVYTDIKNDFASKNGKFFTFFYTVVTPLLNPLIYTLRNKEVKDALQRLLSKVINTTKNRS